In Marasmius oreades isolate 03SP1 chromosome 3, whole genome shotgun sequence, a single window of DNA contains:
- a CDS encoding uncharacterized protein (antiSMASH:Cluster_3.6) — protein MVNLTILAGGFSIPGFIATYNFTSDANTLTLVGQSPSGNSPSWIASHPNDSTIIYAVNEISPVGNLQSFTVDSNGAVSLVDTVSTGGNGPTFTNMLSTGEVSAMNFGSPNCSFVPTLPNDPTRFDKDSPSVLSFPVADGGLSNPHMSLEHNGEILVPDLGGDRIWRVVRDDAPGKFKVQGQINIDAGAGPRHIAIQDDVLLTLHEKTSTLTAQLIPPAPNGTTFPLIANVSIIPPNPLNGTKFAAAEILVSSASSKFPNPLIYVSNRNIGETIDPEGDTIAIFEFNANAARNSTATNLGRRIIKRSKWSRQEDESPSSSDGPLTLLAQVPTGLQQIRSMSLGKVENGGDEYIIAGANTEGGVAMFQRVDGGRNLTLVARNEDIANRTSFVFL, from the exons ATGGTCAATCTTACAATCCTCGCTGGCGGGTTCTCGATTCCGGGTTTCATTGCCACTTACAACTTCACCTCCGATGCCAATACTCTGACTCTCGTGGGCCAGAGTCCATCCGGAAATAGTCCCTCATGGATTGCTTCACATCCTAACGATTCCACGATCATCTA TGCTGTCAACGAGATCTCCCCTGTTGGCAATCTGCAATCATTCACGGTAGATTCCAATGGAGCAGTGTCCCTTGTAGACACGGTGTCGACCGGTGGAAACGGACCTACCTTCACAAACATGCTCTCGACCGGAGAGGTCTCTGCAATGAAC TTCGGATCCCCGAATTGTTCATTCGTTCCCACCTTGCCTAATGATCCCACCCGTTTTGACAAGGATTCTCCGTCCGTGTTGTCGTTCCCTGTCGCAGATGGTGGACTCTCAAACCCGCACATGTCCCTCGAACACAATGGCGAAATACTCGTTCCAGATCTC GGTGGCGACAGAATTTGGCGTGTGGTCCGCGATGATGCACCAGGCAAGTTTAAAGTCCAGGGTCAGATCAACATTGATGCAGGAGCTGGTCCACGACACATCGCTATTCAGG ATGACGTCCTGCTCACACTCCATGAAAAGACCTCGACGTTGACGGCTCAACTCATCCCACCCGCGCCCAACGGAACCACTTTCCCGCTCATCGCCAACGTATCCATCATCCCACCGAACCCTTTGAATGGTACCAAATTTGCCGCTGCCGAGATCCTCGTCTCTTCAGCCTCCTCAAAGTTTCCTAACCCACTCATCTATGTCAGCAACCGTAACATCGGTGAAACTATCGACCCAGAAGGGGACACCATCGCGATTTTTGAGTTCAATGCGAATGCGGCCCGCAACTCCACGGCGACGAATCTCGGCAGACGTATAATCAAGAGGAGCAAATGGTCACGACAGGAAGATGAAAGTCCCAGTTCCAGTGACGGCCCTCTCACTCTGCTGGCTCAAGTACCCACCGGCCTGCAGCAAATCCGTTCCATGAGCTTGGGAAAAGTTGAGAATGGTGGAGATGAGTATATTATTGCTGGCGCCAACACGGAAGGTGGTGTCGCTATGTTCCAGAGAGTTGATGGAGGAAGGAACCTGACACTCGTGGCGAGGAACGAGGACATTGCTAACAGAACCAGCTTTGTGTTCTTGTAA